From the genome of Cryptococcus tetragattii IND107 chromosome 6, whole genome shotgun sequence, one region includes:
- a CDS encoding cell division control protein 42, protein MQTIKCVVVGDGAVGKTCLLISYTTNKFPSEYVPTVFDNYAVTVMIGDSPYTLGLFDTAGQEDYDRLRPLSYPQTDVFLICFSIASPASFENVREKWFHEISHHCPGAPCLIVGTQVDLRDDPKQVERMMNSHRGGRAAGLITQEQGERLARELGGRKYVECSALTQKGLKNVFDEAIVAALEPPAVKKTKKCVIL, encoded by the exons ATGCAGACGATCAAATGTGTCGTCGTTGGAGACGGCGCTGTCGGAAA GACATGTCTGTTGATATCATATACGACAAACAAGTTTCCATCGGAGTATGTGCCTACGGTATTTGATAACTATGCTGTGACTGTCATGATTGGTGATAGCCCT TACACACTCGGTTTATTCGATACTGCAGGCCAAGAAGACTATGACCGTCTGCGCCCATTGTCCTACCCCCAAACCGACGTCTTTctcatctgcttctccatcgCTTCACCCGCTTCATTCGAGAACGTTCGCGAGAAGTGGTTTCACGAAATCTCACATCACTGTCCCGGGGCGCCGTGTTTGATAGTGGGCACGCAAGTAGATTTGAGGGATGATCCAAAGcaggtggagaggatgatgaacagCCAcagaggagggagggcgGCGGGGTTGATAACGCAGGAACAAGGGGAGCGGTTGGCGAGAGAGTTGGGTGGGAGAAAGTATGTGGAGTGTTCGGCGTTGACGCAAAAAGGGTTGAAGAATGTCTTTGATGAG GCAATCGTAGCTGCACTTGAACCACCAGctgtgaagaagaccaaaaAATGTGTGATCCTCTAG